A genomic stretch from Primulina huaijiensis isolate GDHJ02 chromosome 14, ASM1229523v2, whole genome shotgun sequence includes:
- the LOC140957938 gene encoding uncharacterized mitochondrial protein AtMg00820-like, which produces MESILQNHTWELVNLPSGSKSLGCKWVFKRKMKSDGTIDKYKVRLVIKGYHQREGLDYFDTYSPVSIVTSIRVILAIATLRNFEVHQMDIKTIFLNGDLEKEIYMEQSE; this is translated from the coding sequence atggaatccattttacaaaaccatacgTGGGAATTAGTAAATCTTCCTTCAGGAAGCAAATCACTAGGctgtaaatgggttttcaaaaggaaaatgaaatcagatggaaccATAGATAAGTATAAAGTCAGATTGGTAATCAAAGGTTACCATCAACGTGAAGGGCTTGATTACTTCGACACATATTCTCCCGTATCGATAGTAACCTCTATTCGTGTGATACTCGCTATTGCCACCTTGCGAAATTttgaagtacaccaaatggaTATAAAGACAATttttctaaatggagatttagaaAAGGAAATTTACATGGAACAATCTGAATGA